Proteins from one Cyclopterus lumpus isolate fCycLum1 chromosome 11, fCycLum1.pri, whole genome shotgun sequence genomic window:
- the LOC117738918 gene encoding MAP7 domain-containing protein 1-like isoform X10 — protein METMDYKDLGHNFEEKLTLTDKSLPLQTGPLSIQNGDKTLGKDTPTSDDSAVTDLSPKTDSNPITETPTKTDASSKTDVGPCTPGSSASPHPKKDSVSSEQRQKLAKERREERARYIAVKKTQWLEKEEKARRLRESQLEDRRRKLEEQRLKTEKRRAVLEEKQRQKLEKNKERYESAIKRSTKKTWTEIRQQRWSWAGGLNQTSRRETRSLRLSPWESRIVERLMTPTLSFLARSRSAATLLNNSDSLSASPLNASSHHHPHQNAERWRVSSASTPDITQRQRRRNSTPVDKKKKEKKDKERENEKEKNALTKDKVPKKRQLTSPATTTQRSRLETSTPKPRNRPPSPAAPKSRPLSPLVLAAASKTATGKKTSPSGTKTRPKRAQTPVRVQPQTVAAVAVETRPEPQQPDAPEEKKNSGGVPAIVVSSAPVPPPVLSPAVASGATPAAPNGEPAASAASPAAVKSAPSDAPAAAAAAAAPSTTGRPSAGTNNPEEAARVLTEKRRQAREQRDREEQERLEQEQRNRILREEAMVREAEETKRRKEEAQFMAEQQRLRDEAQQAEEEKEAQERAVAEQEENEKLQKQREEAEAKAREEAERQRLEREKHFQKEEQERLERKKRLDEIMKRTRKSDAGEKKEVKASPQVNGKDTESSTAAGSPQGPGAAVSGPVVNGVQPAAHQNGVSANGQAADFEEILQLNSGGSPAPPQSGLVGEPFLMKTGPMKPQHVAGAVKRHRMRL, from the exons CTCTTCCTCTGCAGACGGGGCCGCTGTCCATCCAGAATGGGGACAAGACTTTGGGAAAGGACACTCCGACCTCAGACGACTCAGCCGTCACAGACCTCTCCCCCAAAACAGACTCCAACCCCATAACAGAGACCCCCACCAAGACAGATGCCTCCTCCAAGACGGATGTGGGGCCCTGCACCCCGGGCAGCAGCGCCAGCCCTCACCCCAAAAAAG ATTCGGTGAGCTCAGAGCAACGACAGAAACTTGccaaggagaggagggaggaaagagccAGATACATCG CAGTGAAGAAGACGCAGtggctggagaaggaggagaaggccCGACGTCTGAGGGAGAGCCAGCTGGAAGATcgcaggaggaagctggaggaacAGAGGCTGAAGACTGAGAAACGCCGAGCTGTGCTGGAGGAAAAGCAGAGGCAGAAACTGGAAAAGAACAAG GAGAGGTATGAGTCAGCGATCAAGAGGTCGACAAAGAAGACGTGGACCGAGATCCGCCAGCAGAGGTGGTCCTGGGCGGGCGGACTCAACCAGACCTCCCGCAGAGAAA CCCGCAGCCTGCGTCTGAGCCCCTGGGAGAGCCGCATCGTGGAGCGGCTCATGACGCCCACTCTGTCCTTCCTGGCCCGCAGTCGCAGCGCCGCCACCCTCCTCAACAACAGCGACTCCC TCTCCGCCAGCCCGCTGAACGCCTCCTCCCATCACCACCCGCACCAGAACGCCGAGCGCTGGAGGGTCTCCTCCGCCAGCACGCCGGACATCACCCAGCGCCAACGCCGGCGGAATTCCACACCG gtggacaaaaagaagaaagagaagaaagacaaggagagggagaatgaaaaagagaagaacGCGCTCACAAAAGACAAAGTGCCAAAGAAGAGACAGCTGACATCACCCGCCACCACGACCCAGAGATCCAGGCTAGAGACCAG CACCCCGAAGCCCAGAAACAGACCTCCGTCACCGGCCGCCCCCAAAAGTCGGCCCCTGTCCCCCCTGGTGTTGGCGGCGGCCTCCAAGACCGCGACGGGCAAGAAGACGTCTCCCTCCGGCACCAAGACCCGGCCCAAACGAGCCCAGACGCCCGTCAGGGTTCAGCCCCAGACGGTCGCCGCGGTCGCTGTGGAAACGCGCCCCGAACCCCAGCAGCCCGACGCgccagaggagaaaaaga ACTCTGGTGGCGTTCCTGCCATCGTGGTGTCCTCTGCACCGGTTCCACCTCCTGTGCTCAGCCCGGCGGTGGCATCAGGGGCCACTCCAGCTGCTCCAAACGGAGAGCCGGCGGCCTCAGCTGCTTCTCCCGCCGCCGTGAAGTCTGCTCCTTCTGATGcacccgccgccgccgccgccgccgctgctccCTCCACCACCGGCAGGCCGTCAGCAGGCACCAACAACCCAGAGGAGGCAGCTCGCGTCCTGACAGAGAAACGCAGGCAAGCCCGGGAGcagcgagacagagaggagcaggagcgtCTGGAGCAGGAGCAAAGGAACAG GATCCTCCGGGAGGAGGCGATGGTCCGGGAGGCGGAGGAGACAAAgcgcaggaaggaggaggcccAATTCATGGCCGAACAGCAGCGTCTCCGGGACGAAGCCCAGCaagctgaggaggagaaggaggcgcaGGAGAGAGCCGTGGCCGAGCAGGAGGAGAACGAGAAGCTGCAGAAACAG AGGGAGGAGGCTGAAGCCAAAGCTCGCGAGGAGGCCGAGCGTCAGCGcctggagagggagaaacacttccagaaagaggagcaggagcgcctggagaggaagaag CGCCTTGATGAGATCATGAAGAGGACCCGGAAGAGCGACGCCGGAGAAAAG AAGGAGGTCAAAGCTTCTCCACAGGTCAACGGCAAGGACACGGAGTCCAGTACGG CGGCCGGAAGCCCGCAGGGTCCCGGCGCCGCCGTGTCTGGCCCCGTCGTGAACGGCGTGCAGCCCGCCGCTCACCAGAACGGCGTCTCGGCCAACGGACAGGCGGCCGACTTCGAAGAGATCCTCCAGCTGAACAGCGGCGGGAGCCCGGCGCCGCCTCAGAGCGGGCTGGTCGGGGAGCCCTTCCTGATGAAGACGGGCCCCATGAAGCCTCAGCATGTCGCAGGTGCAGTGAAGAGACACCGGATGAGACTGTGA
- the LOC117738918 gene encoding MAP7 domain-containing protein 1-like isoform X16, with protein sequence METMDYKDLGHNFEEKLTLTDKYSVSSEQRQKLAKERREERARYIAVKKTQWLEKEEKARRLRESQLEDRRRKLEEQRLKTEKRRAVLEEKQRQKLEKNKERYESAIKRSTKKTWTEIRQQRWSWAGGLNQTSRRESRCSASTVNLPRQVDPVINNRLSKSSATLWNSPNRTRSLRLSPWESRIVERLMTPTLSFLARSRSAATLLNNSDSHSHHCSRSVSASPLNASSHHHPHQNAERWRVSSASTPDITQRQRRRNSTPVDKKKKEKKDKERENEKEKNALTKDKVPKKRQLTSPATTTQRSRLETSTPKPRNRPPSPAAPKSRPLSPLVLAAASKTATGKKTSPSGTKTRPKRAQTPVRVQPQTVAAVAVETRPEPQQPDAPEEKKNSGGVPAIVVSSAPVPPPVLSPAVASGATPAAPNGEPAASAASPAAVKSAPSDAPAAAAAAAAPSTTGRPSAGTNNPEEAARVLTEKRRQAREQRDREEQERLEQEQRNRILREEAMVREAEETKRRKEEAQFMAEQQRLRDEAQQAEEEKEAQERAVAEQEENEKLQKQREEAEAKAREEAERQRLEREKHFQKEEQERLERKKRLDEIMKRTRKSDAGEKKEVKASPQVNGKDTESSTAAGSPQGPGAAVSGPVVNGVQPAAHQNGVSANGQAADFEEILQLNSGGSPAPPQSGLVGEPFLMKTGPMKPQHVAGAVKRHRMRL encoded by the exons ATTCGGTGAGCTCAGAGCAACGACAGAAACTTGccaaggagaggagggaggaaagagccAGATACATCG CAGTGAAGAAGACGCAGtggctggagaaggaggagaaggccCGACGTCTGAGGGAGAGCCAGCTGGAAGATcgcaggaggaagctggaggaacAGAGGCTGAAGACTGAGAAACGCCGAGCTGTGCTGGAGGAAAAGCAGAGGCAGAAACTGGAAAAGAACAAG GAGAGGTATGAGTCAGCGATCAAGAGGTCGACAAAGAAGACGTGGACCGAGATCCGCCAGCAGAGGTGGTCCTGGGCGGGCGGACTCAACCAGACCTCCCGCAGAGAAA GCAGATGCTCGGCCTCCACGGTCAACTTGCCGAGACAGGTGGACCCTGTCATTAACAACAGGCTGTCCAAATCCTCTGCCACGCTCTGGAACTCCCCCAACAGAA CCCGCAGCCTGCGTCTGAGCCCCTGGGAGAGCCGCATCGTGGAGCGGCTCATGACGCCCACTCTGTCCTTCCTGGCCCGCAGTCGCAGCGCCGCCACCCTCCTCAACAACAGCGACTCCC ACTCTCACCACTGCTCCCGTTCAGTCTCCGCCAGCCCGCTGAACGCCTCCTCCCATCACCACCCGCACCAGAACGCCGAGCGCTGGAGGGTCTCCTCCGCCAGCACGCCGGACATCACCCAGCGCCAACGCCGGCGGAATTCCACACCG gtggacaaaaagaagaaagagaagaaagacaaggagagggagaatgaaaaagagaagaacGCGCTCACAAAAGACAAAGTGCCAAAGAAGAGACAGCTGACATCACCCGCCACCACGACCCAGAGATCCAGGCTAGAGACCAG CACCCCGAAGCCCAGAAACAGACCTCCGTCACCGGCCGCCCCCAAAAGTCGGCCCCTGTCCCCCCTGGTGTTGGCGGCGGCCTCCAAGACCGCGACGGGCAAGAAGACGTCTCCCTCCGGCACCAAGACCCGGCCCAAACGAGCCCAGACGCCCGTCAGGGTTCAGCCCCAGACGGTCGCCGCGGTCGCTGTGGAAACGCGCCCCGAACCCCAGCAGCCCGACGCgccagaggagaaaaaga ACTCTGGTGGCGTTCCTGCCATCGTGGTGTCCTCTGCACCGGTTCCACCTCCTGTGCTCAGCCCGGCGGTGGCATCAGGGGCCACTCCAGCTGCTCCAAACGGAGAGCCGGCGGCCTCAGCTGCTTCTCCCGCCGCCGTGAAGTCTGCTCCTTCTGATGcacccgccgccgccgccgccgccgctgctccCTCCACCACCGGCAGGCCGTCAGCAGGCACCAACAACCCAGAGGAGGCAGCTCGCGTCCTGACAGAGAAACGCAGGCAAGCCCGGGAGcagcgagacagagaggagcaggagcgtCTGGAGCAGGAGCAAAGGAACAG GATCCTCCGGGAGGAGGCGATGGTCCGGGAGGCGGAGGAGACAAAgcgcaggaaggaggaggcccAATTCATGGCCGAACAGCAGCGTCTCCGGGACGAAGCCCAGCaagctgaggaggagaaggaggcgcaGGAGAGAGCCGTGGCCGAGCAGGAGGAGAACGAGAAGCTGCAGAAACAG AGGGAGGAGGCTGAAGCCAAAGCTCGCGAGGAGGCCGAGCGTCAGCGcctggagagggagaaacacttccagaaagaggagcaggagcgcctggagaggaagaag CGCCTTGATGAGATCATGAAGAGGACCCGGAAGAGCGACGCCGGAGAAAAG AAGGAGGTCAAAGCTTCTCCACAGGTCAACGGCAAGGACACGGAGTCCAGTACGG CGGCCGGAAGCCCGCAGGGTCCCGGCGCCGCCGTGTCTGGCCCCGTCGTGAACGGCGTGCAGCCCGCCGCTCACCAGAACGGCGTCTCGGCCAACGGACAGGCGGCCGACTTCGAAGAGATCCTCCAGCTGAACAGCGGCGGGAGCCCGGCGCCGCCTCAGAGCGGGCTGGTCGGGGAGCCCTTCCTGATGAAGACGGGCCCCATGAAGCCTCAGCATGTCGCAGGTGCAGTGAAGAGACACCGGATGAGACTGTGA
- the LOC117738918 gene encoding MAP7 domain-containing protein 1-like isoform X9, translating into METMDYKDLGHNFEEKLTLTDKSLPLQTGPLSIQNGDKTLGKDTPTSDDSAVTDLSPKTDSNPITETPTKTDASSKTDVGPCTPGSSASPHPKKDSVSSEQRQKLAKERREERARYIEQQTQLQAVKKTQWLEKEEKARRLRESQLEDRRRKLEEQRLKTEKRRAVLEEKQRQKLEKNKERYESAIKRSTKKTWTEIRQQRWSWAGGLNQTSRRETRSLRLSPWESRIVERLMTPTLSFLARSRSAATLLNNSDSLSASPLNASSHHHPHQNAERWRVSSASTPDITQRQRRRNSTPVDKKKKEKKDKERENEKEKNALTKDKVPKKRQLTSPATTTQRSRLETSTPKPRNRPPSPAAPKSRPLSPLVLAAASKTATGKKTSPSGTKTRPKRAQTPVRVQPQTVAAVAVETRPEPQQPDAPEEKKNSGGVPAIVVSSAPVPPPVLSPAVASGATPAAPNGEPAASAASPAAVKSAPSDAPAAAAAAAAPSTTGRPSAGTNNPEEAARVLTEKRRQAREQRDREEQERLEQEQRNRILREEAMVREAEETKRRKEEAQFMAEQQRLRDEAQQAEEEKEAQERAVAEQEENEKLQKQREEAEAKAREEAERQRLEREKHFQKEEQERLERKKRLDEIMKRTRKSDAGEKKEVKASPQVNGKDTESSTAAGSPQGPGAAVSGPVVNGVQPAAHQNGVSANGQAADFEEILQLNSGGSPAPPQSGLVGEPFLMKTGPMKPQHVAGAVKRHRMRL; encoded by the exons CTCTTCCTCTGCAGACGGGGCCGCTGTCCATCCAGAATGGGGACAAGACTTTGGGAAAGGACACTCCGACCTCAGACGACTCAGCCGTCACAGACCTCTCCCCCAAAACAGACTCCAACCCCATAACAGAGACCCCCACCAAGACAGATGCCTCCTCCAAGACGGATGTGGGGCCCTGCACCCCGGGCAGCAGCGCCAGCCCTCACCCCAAAAAAG ATTCGGTGAGCTCAGAGCAACGACAGAAACTTGccaaggagaggagggaggaaagagccAGATACATCG AACAGCAAACTCAGCTGCAAG CAGTGAAGAAGACGCAGtggctggagaaggaggagaaggccCGACGTCTGAGGGAGAGCCAGCTGGAAGATcgcaggaggaagctggaggaacAGAGGCTGAAGACTGAGAAACGCCGAGCTGTGCTGGAGGAAAAGCAGAGGCAGAAACTGGAAAAGAACAAG GAGAGGTATGAGTCAGCGATCAAGAGGTCGACAAAGAAGACGTGGACCGAGATCCGCCAGCAGAGGTGGTCCTGGGCGGGCGGACTCAACCAGACCTCCCGCAGAGAAA CCCGCAGCCTGCGTCTGAGCCCCTGGGAGAGCCGCATCGTGGAGCGGCTCATGACGCCCACTCTGTCCTTCCTGGCCCGCAGTCGCAGCGCCGCCACCCTCCTCAACAACAGCGACTCCC TCTCCGCCAGCCCGCTGAACGCCTCCTCCCATCACCACCCGCACCAGAACGCCGAGCGCTGGAGGGTCTCCTCCGCCAGCACGCCGGACATCACCCAGCGCCAACGCCGGCGGAATTCCACACCG gtggacaaaaagaagaaagagaagaaagacaaggagagggagaatgaaaaagagaagaacGCGCTCACAAAAGACAAAGTGCCAAAGAAGAGACAGCTGACATCACCCGCCACCACGACCCAGAGATCCAGGCTAGAGACCAG CACCCCGAAGCCCAGAAACAGACCTCCGTCACCGGCCGCCCCCAAAAGTCGGCCCCTGTCCCCCCTGGTGTTGGCGGCGGCCTCCAAGACCGCGACGGGCAAGAAGACGTCTCCCTCCGGCACCAAGACCCGGCCCAAACGAGCCCAGACGCCCGTCAGGGTTCAGCCCCAGACGGTCGCCGCGGTCGCTGTGGAAACGCGCCCCGAACCCCAGCAGCCCGACGCgccagaggagaaaaaga ACTCTGGTGGCGTTCCTGCCATCGTGGTGTCCTCTGCACCGGTTCCACCTCCTGTGCTCAGCCCGGCGGTGGCATCAGGGGCCACTCCAGCTGCTCCAAACGGAGAGCCGGCGGCCTCAGCTGCTTCTCCCGCCGCCGTGAAGTCTGCTCCTTCTGATGcacccgccgccgccgccgccgccgctgctccCTCCACCACCGGCAGGCCGTCAGCAGGCACCAACAACCCAGAGGAGGCAGCTCGCGTCCTGACAGAGAAACGCAGGCAAGCCCGGGAGcagcgagacagagaggagcaggagcgtCTGGAGCAGGAGCAAAGGAACAG GATCCTCCGGGAGGAGGCGATGGTCCGGGAGGCGGAGGAGACAAAgcgcaggaaggaggaggcccAATTCATGGCCGAACAGCAGCGTCTCCGGGACGAAGCCCAGCaagctgaggaggagaaggaggcgcaGGAGAGAGCCGTGGCCGAGCAGGAGGAGAACGAGAAGCTGCAGAAACAG AGGGAGGAGGCTGAAGCCAAAGCTCGCGAGGAGGCCGAGCGTCAGCGcctggagagggagaaacacttccagaaagaggagcaggagcgcctggagaggaagaag CGCCTTGATGAGATCATGAAGAGGACCCGGAAGAGCGACGCCGGAGAAAAG AAGGAGGTCAAAGCTTCTCCACAGGTCAACGGCAAGGACACGGAGTCCAGTACGG CGGCCGGAAGCCCGCAGGGTCCCGGCGCCGCCGTGTCTGGCCCCGTCGTGAACGGCGTGCAGCCCGCCGCTCACCAGAACGGCGTCTCGGCCAACGGACAGGCGGCCGACTTCGAAGAGATCCTCCAGCTGAACAGCGGCGGGAGCCCGGCGCCGCCTCAGAGCGGGCTGGTCGGGGAGCCCTTCCTGATGAAGACGGGCCCCATGAAGCCTCAGCATGTCGCAGGTGCAGTGAAGAGACACCGGATGAGACTGTGA